A portion of the Apteryx mantelli isolate bAptMan1 chromosome 29, bAptMan1.hap1, whole genome shotgun sequence genome contains these proteins:
- the DOK2 gene encoding docking protein 2 — MDEAVVKQGSLYLQLQQTFGKKWRKFWGILYRESSCSTARLELFEGSAPPAADKLRRGEGGRKLVKLSDCVHVAEAPGDAGGPRDTVPFLLETTDKRYLLAAEASEAAGWIGKLCELAFPEQAATGKDSQQAALKSKNGEFSMEENSLYSSSSKVGLEKEFEVIVRATESSERCRLWGRFLLRAEEEALELRDFQTLEVLYSWPYKFLRRFGRDKVTFSFEAGRRCVSGEGNFEFETRQGNEIFQVIESAINVQRGRGAEEPRWGGPADDACRPPGHAKAPSWTLEHEERGSAEATKCPSLDGKATKGRLPSSCPTAGEPKGAFLPSRGAECPYSEPCDSLRRTNAPASAKVLEKGRKPEPAARGAAEAEYAVPFDTIAKSLASGKFGGFLGGAEELPDPLYDSISTAGVQKARQPLPCPTKPEHIYDEPEGLSAHTVYDEPEEVKGDAWRLQAAPEHPSGHEYPYNPQRDDYSVPKRPVPVKQPFAVQGKEWLGDTEYDNVALKVAKKRNLQ; from the exons ATGGACGAGGCGGTGGTGAAGCAGGGCTCGCTCtacctgcagctgcagcagaccTTCGGGAAG AAATGGAGGAAGTTCTGGGGCATTTTGTACCGGGAAAGCTCCTGCTCCACGGCCCGCCTCGAGCTCTTCgagggctccgcgccgccggccgccgacAAGCTGCGGCGGGGCGAGGGCGGCAGGAAGCTCGTCAAGCTGAGCGACTGCGTGCACGTGGCGGAGGCGCCCGGCGACGCCGGCGGCCCCCGCGACACCGTCCCCTTCCTGCTGGAGACCACCGACAAGCGCTACCTGCTGGCGGCCGAGGCTTCCGAGGCGGCCGGCTGGATCGGGAAGCTCTGCGAGCTGGCTTTTCCc GAGCAGGCGGCGACGGGGAAGGATAGCCAACAAGCCGCGCTGAAATCCAAGAACGGCGAGTTTTCCATGGAGGAGAACTCCCTCTACAGCTCCAGCAGCAAAG TCGGCTTGGAGAAGGAGTTCGAGGTGATAGTGAGGGCCACCGAGTCCTCGGAGCGCTGCCGCCTCTGGGGCCGGTTCCTCCTGCGGGCCGAGGAGGAGGCCCTGGAGCTGCGGGATTTCCAGACGCTGGAGGTGCTCTACAGCTGGCCCTACAAGTTCCTGCGGCGCTTCGGCCGTGACAAG GTGACCTTCTCCTTCGAGGCCGGCCGACGGTGCGTGTCCGGGGAAGGCAACTTCGAGTTTGAGACGCGGCAAGGCAACGAGATCTTCCAGGTCATCGAGTCGGCCATCAAcgtgcagcggggccggggcgccgaggAGCCGCGGTGGGGCGGCCCGGCGGACGATGCCTGCCGGCCGCCGGGCCACGCCAAGGCGCCCAGCTGGACGCTGGAGCACGAGGAGCGCGGCTCGGCCGAGGCCACCAAATGCCCCTCGCTGGACGGGAAGGCCACCAagggcaggttgcccagcagCTGCCCCACGGCCGGGGAGCCCAAGGGCGCCTTCCTGCCCTCGCGCGGCGCCGAGTGCCCCTACTCCGAGCCCTGCGACTCCCTGCGCCGGACCAACGCCCCGGCCAGCGCcaaggtcctggagaagggcaggaAGCCGGAGCCGGCGGCCAGAGGGGCGGCGGAGGCCGAGTACGCCGTCCCCTTCGACACCATCGCCAAGTCCCTCGCGAGCGGCAAGTTCGGGGGCTTCCTCGGCGGCGCCGAGGAGCTGCCGGACCCGCTCTACGACAGCATCAGCACGGCGGGCGTGCAGAAAGCCAGGCAGCCCCTGCCGTGTCCCACCAAGCCGGAGCACATCTACGACGAGCCCGAGGGGCTGTCCGCCCACACCGTCTACGACGAGCCCGAGGAGGTGAAGGGCGATGCCTGGCGGCTGCAGGCGGCCCCCGAGCACCCCTCGGGGCACGAGTACCCCTACAACCCGCAGCGGGATGACTACTCCGTGCCCAAGAGACCCGTGCCGGTCAAGCAGCCCTTCGCGGTGCAGGGCAAAGAGTGGCTTGGGGACACCGAGTACGACAACGTGGCCCTCAAGGTTGCAAAGAAGAGGAACCTGCAGTGA